One window from the genome of Haliaeetus albicilla chromosome 26, bHalAlb1.1, whole genome shotgun sequence encodes:
- the PLEKHA6 gene encoding pleckstrin homology domain-containing family A member 6 isoform X8, with translation MSCVSVSESRSWAAVPAGCRGPHNERRNTFLHPVTGQVPEDNSRLDLQKPTLDMSSKAGGKRPATITSEPSNHAMVSEVPPERPGGRVGARSRSARQAAAETGCRGPPRGLSGSSPPLQASRSSRKGIAFGKRSNSMKRNPNAAVTKSGWLYKQASSGVKQWNKRWFVLVDRCLFYYKDEKEESILGSIPLLSFRVAAVQPSDNISRKHTFKVTVCWVEEMPASNKQSLSPQAEHAGIRTYFFSAENTEEQESWIQAMGEAARVQIPPTQRHEKPDSENIPPSKHHQHHCNATHREHPRADPDAKTRGEGDGRGSEKIERKSERMESKKEPLAKANGIAAQEMPSEPSSPYPEAPRVPASVERPPQPNGWPYSSPSRPGSTAYPPPDGESVAHRRGFAPRTNPEKIAQRKSSMTQLQQWVNSRRGAVPPEELRSPTRFYPVSRRVPDYYSPYSPQYPEDYQYYPPGVRPDSICSMPAYERVSPPWALEDKRHSFRNGGTYQLRDWKEHPGFGRQDVPLWLPGPGRQPTYLDEVDAASGSLRRMSLQPRSRSVPRSPSQGSYSRARVYSPVRSPSARFERLPPRGEEIYADPTTFMMRRSISSPKYDYLGDRRPMPAGMYPYHYPASPTVHDKMDELLDLQLQRNLEYLDQQMSESETLISMVNRMVETSSPRAQLYMQVTPFPEAYRETLHAYKISEQDTDKLLGKLCEQNKVLREQERLVQQLRAEKESLESALMGTHQELEMFGSQPAYPEKLLHKKESLQNQLINIRVELSQASTALANSTAEYETLESEVSALHDDLWEQLNLDIQNEMLNRQIQKEIWRIQDVMEGLRKNNPSRGTDTAKHRVAIGPSGTYSSNSPASPLSSASLTSPLSPFSLVSGSQGSPTKPGPSEPKPSFEQSKKEVQRPAAPGPPAEGLLQSRQEPEAEKQAALNKVGIVPPRTKSPAEEEVVPTVGVPRRSAGGMANGLSSRERPKSAVFANETKVKMSVEEQIDRMKRHQSGSMKEKRRSLQLPSSQQPDTPGTKAPTSYKVVRRHRSIHEVDISDLEAALRSDDPGKVYETPQEEIARLRKMELEPQHYDVDINKELSTPDKVLIPERYIELEPDTPLSPEEMKEKQKKVERIKTLIAKSSLQNVIPLGEGEVDNPQDPETQLQEQEKRIEISCALAAEASRRGRMLSAQCATPSPPTSPASPTPPTNPLSSETSRVADNSHFMRV, from the exons CCACAATGAAAGGCGGAACACGTTCCTGCACCCAGTGACGGGACAGGTCCCCGAGGACAACTCAAGACTTGACTTGCAAAA ACCGACCTTGGACATGTCAAGCAAAGCGGGTGGCAAGCGACCGGCGACCATCACCAGCGAGCCCTCCAACCACGCCATGGTGTCGGAGGTGCCCCCAGAGCGCCCCGGAGGCCGGGTGGGTGCCCGGAGCCGTTCGGCACGGCAGGCGGCAGCGGAGACGGGGTGTCGGGGGCCCCCCCGGGGACTGAGCGGCTCCTCTCCCCCTCTGCAGGCTTCGCGCTCCTCCCGTAAGGGCATTGCCTTCGGGAAGCGCTCCAATTCCATGAAGAGGAACCCCAATGCCGCCGTGACCAAAAGCGGCTGGCTCTACAAGCAG GCCAGCTCAGGGGTGAAGCAGTGGAACAAGCGCTGGTTCGTGCTGGTGGATCGCTGCCTCTTCTACTACAAAG ACGAGAAGGAGGAGAGCATCCTGGGCAGCATCCCCCTCCTCAGCTTCCGCGTGGCGGCCGTGCAGCCCTCCGACAACATCAGCAGGAAGCACACGTTCAAG GTGACGGTGTGCTGGGTGGAGGAGATGCCGGCGAGTAACAAGCAGTCCCTGTCTCCCCAGGCCGAGCACGCTGGCATTCGGACCTACTTCTTCAGCGCTGAGAACACGGAGGAGCAGGAGTCCTGGATCCAAGCCATGGGCGAAGCCGCCCGGGTGCAGATCCCCCCAACCCAGAG GCATGAGAAGCCAGACTCCGAAAACATCCCCCCCAGCAAACACCACCAACATCACTGCAACGCCACTCACCGCGAGCACCCCAGAGCTGACCCCGATGCCAAGACCCGGGGGGAAGGTGACGGCCGTGGCTCAGAGAAGATCGAAAGGAAATCGGAGAGGATGGAGAGCAAGAAGGAGCCCTTGGCCAAAGCCAATGGCATCGCTGCGCAGGAGATGccctcagagcccagcagtCCTTACCCCGAGGCACCCCGGGTACCGGCGAGCGTGGAGCGGCCGCCGCAGCCCAACGGCTGGCCGTACTCATCGCCCAGCCGCCCCGGCAGCACCGCGTACCCCCCACCCGATGGGGAGAGCGTGGCCCACCGCCGGGGCTTCGCCCCCCGCACCAACCCCGAGAAGATCGCCCAGCGCAAGAGCTCGATGACgcagctgcagcagtgggtGAACTCGCGCCGGGGGGCCGTGCCCCCCGAGGAGCTGCGGAG CCCCACCAGGTTTTACCCCGTGTCTCGCCGGGTGCCCGACTACTATTCCCCCTACTCGCCGCAGTACCCCGAGGATTACCAGTACTACCCACCGGGGGTGCGCCCCGACAGCATCTGCTCCATGCCCGCCTACGAGCGGGTGAGCCCACCCTGGGCGCTGGAGGACAAGCGGCACTCTTTCCGCAACGGGGGCACCTACCAGCTCCGCGACTGGAAGGAGCACCCCGGTTTTGGCCGGCAAGATGTCCCGCTCTGGCTGCCTGGTCCCGGGAGGCAGCCGACCTACTTAGACGAGGTGGATGCAGCCTCAGGCTCTCTGCGACGGATGTCGCTGCAGCCCCGCTCCCGCTCCGTGCCCCGCTCGCCCAGCCAGGGCTCCTACAGCCGGGCACGGGTATACTCCCCGGTCCGCTCGCCCAGCGCCCGCTTCGAGCGGCTGCCGCCCCGGGGAGAAGAGATTTACGCCGACCCTACCACCTTCATGATGAGGCGGTCCATCAGTTCTCCAAAG TACGACTATCTGGGTGATAGACGGCCCATGCCTGCGGGAATGTATCCGTACCACTACCCGGCATCCCCCACTGTCCATGACAAAATG GATGAACTTTTAGACCTTCAGTTGCAAAGAAACCTAGAGTATTTGGACCAGCAG ATGAGCGAGAGCGAAACCCTGATCAGTATGGTGAACAGGATGGTGGAGACCTCCTCCCCTAGGGCTCAGCTCTACATGCAA GTGACACCCTTCCCGGAGGCCTACAGGGAGACGCTGCACGCCTACAAGATAAGCGAGCAAGACACCGAT AAGCTGCTTGGGAAGCTCTGTGAGCAGAACAAAGTGCTGCGGGAGCAGGAGAGGCTGGTGCAGCAGCTCCGAGCGGAGAAG GAGAGCCTGGAGAGCGCGCTGATGGGGACGCACCAGGAGCTGGAGATGTTTGGGAGCCAGCCTGCCTACCCGGAGAAGCTGCTGCACAAGAAGGAATCACTCCAAAACCAGCTCATCAATATCCGCGTGGAGCTGTCACAGGCCAGCACG GCCTTGGCAAATAGCACTGCCGAGTACGAGACCCTGGAGAGCGAGGTGTCCGCCCTGCACGACGATCTCTGGGAGCAGCTGAACCTGGATATCCAG aACGAAATGCTCAACCGCCAGATCCAGAAGGAGATCTGGCGGATCCAGGACGTGATGGAGGGGCTGAGGAAGAACAACCCGTCCCGTGGCACGGACACTGCCAAGCACAGAG TGGCCATTGGCCCGTCGGGGACGTACAGCTCCAACAGCCCCGCCAGCCCCCTGAGCTCGGCCAGCCTCACCAGCCCCCTCAGCCCCTTCTCCCTCGTCTCCGGCTCCCAGGGCTCCCCCACCAAGCCGGGACCCAGCGAG cccaagccGAGCTTCGAGCAGAGCAAAAAAGAGGTGCAGCGACCGGCCGCCCCCGGGCCCCCAGCTGAGGGGCTCCTGCAGAGCCGGCAGGAGCCAGaggcagaaaagcaagcagctCTCAACAAGG TGGGCATCGTCCCCCCCAGGACCAAGTCTCcggcggaggaggaggtggtgccCACGGTCGGCGTGCCAAGGAGGAGCGCCGGCGGCATGGCCAACGGGCTCAGCTCCCGG GAGAGACCAAAGAGTGCCGTGTTCGCCAATGAGACGAAGGTGAAGATGAGTGTGGAGGAGCAGATCGACCGCATGAAGCGCCACCAGAGTGGCTCGATGAAGGAGAAGCGGCgcagcctgcagctccccagcagccagcagcccGACACCCCCGGCACGAAGGCACCCACCTCCTACAAGGTG GTGCGCCGGCACCGCAGCATCCATGAGGTGGACATCTCCGACCTGGAGGCAGCGCTGCGCTCCGATGACCCCGGCAAGGTCTACGAGACGCCCCAGGAGGAGATTGCCCGGCTGCGCAAGATGGAGCTGGAGCCGCAGCACTACGACGTGGACATCAACAAGGAG CTCTCCACGCCGGACAAAGTCCTCATCCCTGAGCGGTATATCGAACTGGAGCCCGATACGCCACTCAGCCCTGAggagatgaaggagaagcagaagaaggtGGAAAGGATCAAAACCCTCATTGCCAAATCCAG CCTGCAGAATGTCATCCCCCTGGGCGAGGGGGAGGTGGATAACCCCCAGGACCCTGAGACCCAGCTtcaggagcaggagaagaggatAGAGATCTCGTGTGCGCTGGCTGCCGAGGCCTCCCGCCGGGGCCGCATGCTCTCGG CTCAATGCGCTACCCCAAgccctcccacctccccagcctCCCCGACTCCACCGACCAACCCCCTCTCGTCTGAAACATCCCGGGTCGCCGACAACAGCCATTTTATGCGTGTCTGA
- the PLEKHA6 gene encoding pleckstrin homology domain-containing family A member 6 isoform X3: protein MSCVSVSESRSWAAVPAGCRGPHNERRNTFLHPVTGQVPEDNSRLDLQKPTLDMSSKAGGKRPATITSEPSNHAMVSEVPPERPGGRVGARSRSARQAAAETGCRGPPRGLSGSSPPLQASRSSRKGIAFGKRSNSMKRNPNAAVTKSGWLYKQASSGVKQWNKRWFVLVDRCLFYYKDEKEESILGSIPLLSFRVAAVQPSDNISRKHTFKAEHAGIRTYFFSAENTEEQESWIQAMGEAARVQIPPTQRHEKPDSENIPPSKHHQHHCNATHREHPRADPDAKTRGEGDGRGSEKIERKSERMESKKEPLAKANGIAAQEMPSEPSSPYPEAPRVPASVERPPQPNGWPYSSPSRPGSTAYPPPDGESVAHRRGFAPRTNPEKIAQRKSSMTQLQQWVNSRRGAVPPEELRSPTRFYPVSRRVPDYYSPYSPQYPEDYQYYPPGVRPDSICSMPAYERVSPPWALEDKRHSFRNGGTYQLRDWKEHPGFGRQDVPLWLPGPGRQPTYLDEVDAASGSLRRMSLQPRSRSVPRSPSQGSYSRARVYSPVRSPSARFERLPPRGEEIYADPTTFMMRRSISSPKYDYLGDRRPMPAGMYPYHYPASPTVHDKMDELLDLQLQRNLEYLDQQMSESETLISMVNRMVETSSPRAQLYMQVTPFPEAYRETLHAYKISEQDTDKLLGKLCEQNKVLREQERLVQQLRAEKESLESALMGTHQELEMFGSQPAYPEKLLHKKESLQNQLINIRVELSQASTALANSTAEYETLESEVSALHDDLWEQLNLDIQNEMLNRQIQKEIWRIQDVMEGLRKNNPSRGTDTAKHRVAIGPSGTYSSNSPASPLSSASLTSPLSPFSLVSGSQGSPTKPGPSEEPGPPRPPLPKSYVPLESPPTVPPLPGESRLWPYPTSPSWQQGGEAKRGQPKPSFEQSKKEVQRPAAPGPPAEGLLQSRQEPEAEKQAALNKVGIVPPRTKSPAEEEVVPTVGVPRRSAGGMANGLSSRERPKSAVFANETKVKMSVEEQIDRMKRHQSGSMKEKRRSLQLPSSQQPDTPGTKAPTSYKVVRRHRSIHEVDISDLEAALRSDDPGKVYETPQEEIARLRKMELEPQHYDVDINKELSTPDKVLIPERYIELEPDTPLSPEEMKEKQKKVERIKTLIAKSSLQNVIPLGEGEVDNPQDPETQLQEQEKRIEISCALAAEASRRGRMLSAQCATPSPPTSPASPTPPTNPLSSETSRVADNSHFMRV, encoded by the exons CCACAATGAAAGGCGGAACACGTTCCTGCACCCAGTGACGGGACAGGTCCCCGAGGACAACTCAAGACTTGACTTGCAAAA ACCGACCTTGGACATGTCAAGCAAAGCGGGTGGCAAGCGACCGGCGACCATCACCAGCGAGCCCTCCAACCACGCCATGGTGTCGGAGGTGCCCCCAGAGCGCCCCGGAGGCCGGGTGGGTGCCCGGAGCCGTTCGGCACGGCAGGCGGCAGCGGAGACGGGGTGTCGGGGGCCCCCCCGGGGACTGAGCGGCTCCTCTCCCCCTCTGCAGGCTTCGCGCTCCTCCCGTAAGGGCATTGCCTTCGGGAAGCGCTCCAATTCCATGAAGAGGAACCCCAATGCCGCCGTGACCAAAAGCGGCTGGCTCTACAAGCAG GCCAGCTCAGGGGTGAAGCAGTGGAACAAGCGCTGGTTCGTGCTGGTGGATCGCTGCCTCTTCTACTACAAAG ACGAGAAGGAGGAGAGCATCCTGGGCAGCATCCCCCTCCTCAGCTTCCGCGTGGCGGCCGTGCAGCCCTCCGACAACATCAGCAGGAAGCACACGTTCAAG GCCGAGCACGCTGGCATTCGGACCTACTTCTTCAGCGCTGAGAACACGGAGGAGCAGGAGTCCTGGATCCAAGCCATGGGCGAAGCCGCCCGGGTGCAGATCCCCCCAACCCAGAG GCATGAGAAGCCAGACTCCGAAAACATCCCCCCCAGCAAACACCACCAACATCACTGCAACGCCACTCACCGCGAGCACCCCAGAGCTGACCCCGATGCCAAGACCCGGGGGGAAGGTGACGGCCGTGGCTCAGAGAAGATCGAAAGGAAATCGGAGAGGATGGAGAGCAAGAAGGAGCCCTTGGCCAAAGCCAATGGCATCGCTGCGCAGGAGATGccctcagagcccagcagtCCTTACCCCGAGGCACCCCGGGTACCGGCGAGCGTGGAGCGGCCGCCGCAGCCCAACGGCTGGCCGTACTCATCGCCCAGCCGCCCCGGCAGCACCGCGTACCCCCCACCCGATGGGGAGAGCGTGGCCCACCGCCGGGGCTTCGCCCCCCGCACCAACCCCGAGAAGATCGCCCAGCGCAAGAGCTCGATGACgcagctgcagcagtgggtGAACTCGCGCCGGGGGGCCGTGCCCCCCGAGGAGCTGCGGAG CCCCACCAGGTTTTACCCCGTGTCTCGCCGGGTGCCCGACTACTATTCCCCCTACTCGCCGCAGTACCCCGAGGATTACCAGTACTACCCACCGGGGGTGCGCCCCGACAGCATCTGCTCCATGCCCGCCTACGAGCGGGTGAGCCCACCCTGGGCGCTGGAGGACAAGCGGCACTCTTTCCGCAACGGGGGCACCTACCAGCTCCGCGACTGGAAGGAGCACCCCGGTTTTGGCCGGCAAGATGTCCCGCTCTGGCTGCCTGGTCCCGGGAGGCAGCCGACCTACTTAGACGAGGTGGATGCAGCCTCAGGCTCTCTGCGACGGATGTCGCTGCAGCCCCGCTCCCGCTCCGTGCCCCGCTCGCCCAGCCAGGGCTCCTACAGCCGGGCACGGGTATACTCCCCGGTCCGCTCGCCCAGCGCCCGCTTCGAGCGGCTGCCGCCCCGGGGAGAAGAGATTTACGCCGACCCTACCACCTTCATGATGAGGCGGTCCATCAGTTCTCCAAAG TACGACTATCTGGGTGATAGACGGCCCATGCCTGCGGGAATGTATCCGTACCACTACCCGGCATCCCCCACTGTCCATGACAAAATG GATGAACTTTTAGACCTTCAGTTGCAAAGAAACCTAGAGTATTTGGACCAGCAG ATGAGCGAGAGCGAAACCCTGATCAGTATGGTGAACAGGATGGTGGAGACCTCCTCCCCTAGGGCTCAGCTCTACATGCAA GTGACACCCTTCCCGGAGGCCTACAGGGAGACGCTGCACGCCTACAAGATAAGCGAGCAAGACACCGAT AAGCTGCTTGGGAAGCTCTGTGAGCAGAACAAAGTGCTGCGGGAGCAGGAGAGGCTGGTGCAGCAGCTCCGAGCGGAGAAG GAGAGCCTGGAGAGCGCGCTGATGGGGACGCACCAGGAGCTGGAGATGTTTGGGAGCCAGCCTGCCTACCCGGAGAAGCTGCTGCACAAGAAGGAATCACTCCAAAACCAGCTCATCAATATCCGCGTGGAGCTGTCACAGGCCAGCACG GCCTTGGCAAATAGCACTGCCGAGTACGAGACCCTGGAGAGCGAGGTGTCCGCCCTGCACGACGATCTCTGGGAGCAGCTGAACCTGGATATCCAG aACGAAATGCTCAACCGCCAGATCCAGAAGGAGATCTGGCGGATCCAGGACGTGATGGAGGGGCTGAGGAAGAACAACCCGTCCCGTGGCACGGACACTGCCAAGCACAGAG TGGCCATTGGCCCGTCGGGGACGTACAGCTCCAACAGCCCCGCCAGCCCCCTGAGCTCGGCCAGCCTCACCAGCCCCCTCAGCCCCTTCTCCCTCGTCTCCGGCTCCCAGGGCTCCCCCACCAAGCCGGGACCCAGCGAG GAACCAGGCCCGCCTCGACCTCCCCTCCCCAAGTCCTACGTACCCCTGGAGTCTCCTCCGACCGTTCCTCCGCTCCCCGGTGAGAGCCGCCTCTGGCCGTACCCCACCTCCCCTTCCTGGCAGCAAGGCGGCGAGGCGAAGAGGGGACAG cccaagccGAGCTTCGAGCAGAGCAAAAAAGAGGTGCAGCGACCGGCCGCCCCCGGGCCCCCAGCTGAGGGGCTCCTGCAGAGCCGGCAGGAGCCAGaggcagaaaagcaagcagctCTCAACAAGG TGGGCATCGTCCCCCCCAGGACCAAGTCTCcggcggaggaggaggtggtgccCACGGTCGGCGTGCCAAGGAGGAGCGCCGGCGGCATGGCCAACGGGCTCAGCTCCCGG GAGAGACCAAAGAGTGCCGTGTTCGCCAATGAGACGAAGGTGAAGATGAGTGTGGAGGAGCAGATCGACCGCATGAAGCGCCACCAGAGTGGCTCGATGAAGGAGAAGCGGCgcagcctgcagctccccagcagccagcagcccGACACCCCCGGCACGAAGGCACCCACCTCCTACAAGGTG GTGCGCCGGCACCGCAGCATCCATGAGGTGGACATCTCCGACCTGGAGGCAGCGCTGCGCTCCGATGACCCCGGCAAGGTCTACGAGACGCCCCAGGAGGAGATTGCCCGGCTGCGCAAGATGGAGCTGGAGCCGCAGCACTACGACGTGGACATCAACAAGGAG CTCTCCACGCCGGACAAAGTCCTCATCCCTGAGCGGTATATCGAACTGGAGCCCGATACGCCACTCAGCCCTGAggagatgaaggagaagcagaagaaggtGGAAAGGATCAAAACCCTCATTGCCAAATCCAG CCTGCAGAATGTCATCCCCCTGGGCGAGGGGGAGGTGGATAACCCCCAGGACCCTGAGACCCAGCTtcaggagcaggagaagaggatAGAGATCTCGTGTGCGCTGGCTGCCGAGGCCTCCCGCCGGGGCCGCATGCTCTCGG CTCAATGCGCTACCCCAAgccctcccacctccccagcctCCCCGACTCCACCGACCAACCCCCTCTCGTCTGAAACATCCCGGGTCGCCGACAACAGCCATTTTATGCGTGTCTGA
- the PLEKHA6 gene encoding pleckstrin homology domain-containing family A member 6 isoform X4 — MSCVSVSESRSWAAVPAGCRGPHNERRNTFLHPVTGQVPEDNSRLDLQKPTLDMSSKAGGKRPATITSEPSNHAMVSEVPPERPGGRVGARSRSARQAAAETGCRGPPRGLSGSSPPLQASRSSRKGIAFGKRSNSMKRNPNAAVTKSGWLYKQASSGVKQWNKRWFVLVDRCLFYYKDEKEESILGSIPLLSFRVAAVQPSDNISRKHTFKVTVCWVEEMPASNKQSLSPQAEHAGIRTYFFSAENTEEQESWIQAMGEAARVQIPPTQRHEKPDSENIPPSKHHQHHCNATHREHPRADPDAKTRGEGDGRGSEKIERKSERMESKKEPLAKANGIAAQEMPSEPSSPYPEAPRVPASVERPPQPNGWPYSSPSRPGSTAYPPPDGESVAHRRGFAPRTNPEKIAQRKSSMTQLQQWVNSRRGAVPPEELRSPTRFYPVSRRVPDYYSPYSPQYPEDYQYYPPGVRPDSICSMPAYERVSPPWALEDKRHSFRNGGTYQLRDWKEHPGFGRQDVPLWLPGPGRQPTYLDEVDAASGSLRRMSLQPRSRSVPRSPSQGSYSRARVYSPVRSPSARFERLPPRGEEIYADPTTFMMRRSISSPKYDYLGDRRPMPAGMYPYHYPASPTVHDKMDELLDLQLQRNLEYLDQQMSESETLISMVNRMVETSSPRAQLYMQVTPFPEAYRETLHAYKISEQDTDKLLGKLCEQNKVLREQERLVQQLRAEKESLESALMGTHQELEMFGSQPAYPEKLLHKKESLQNQLINIRVELSQASTALANSTAEYETLESEVSALHDDLWEQLNLDIQNEMLNRQIQKEIWRIQDVMEGLRKNNPSRGTDTAKHRVAIGPSGTYSSNSPASPLSSASLTSPLSPFSLVSGSQGSPTKPGPSEEPGPPRPPLPKSYVPLESPPTVPPLPGESRLWPYPTSPSWQQGGEAKRGQPKPSFEQSKKEVQRPAAPGPPAEGLLQSRQEPEAEKQAALNKVGIVPPRTKSPAEEEVVPTVGVPRRSAGGMANGLSSRERPKSAVFANETKVKMSVEEQIDRMKRHQSGSMKEKRRSLQLPSSQQPDTPGTKAPTSYKVVRRHRSIHEVDISDLEAALRSDDPGKVYETPQEEIARLRKMELEPQHYDVDINKELSTPDKVLIPERYIELEPDTPLSPEEMKEKQKKVERIKTLIAKSSLQNVIPLGEGEVDNPQDPETQLQEQEKRIEISCALAAEASRRGRMLSAQALAAAGNIKFHGATF; from the exons CCACAATGAAAGGCGGAACACGTTCCTGCACCCAGTGACGGGACAGGTCCCCGAGGACAACTCAAGACTTGACTTGCAAAA ACCGACCTTGGACATGTCAAGCAAAGCGGGTGGCAAGCGACCGGCGACCATCACCAGCGAGCCCTCCAACCACGCCATGGTGTCGGAGGTGCCCCCAGAGCGCCCCGGAGGCCGGGTGGGTGCCCGGAGCCGTTCGGCACGGCAGGCGGCAGCGGAGACGGGGTGTCGGGGGCCCCCCCGGGGACTGAGCGGCTCCTCTCCCCCTCTGCAGGCTTCGCGCTCCTCCCGTAAGGGCATTGCCTTCGGGAAGCGCTCCAATTCCATGAAGAGGAACCCCAATGCCGCCGTGACCAAAAGCGGCTGGCTCTACAAGCAG GCCAGCTCAGGGGTGAAGCAGTGGAACAAGCGCTGGTTCGTGCTGGTGGATCGCTGCCTCTTCTACTACAAAG ACGAGAAGGAGGAGAGCATCCTGGGCAGCATCCCCCTCCTCAGCTTCCGCGTGGCGGCCGTGCAGCCCTCCGACAACATCAGCAGGAAGCACACGTTCAAG GTGACGGTGTGCTGGGTGGAGGAGATGCCGGCGAGTAACAAGCAGTCCCTGTCTCCCCAGGCCGAGCACGCTGGCATTCGGACCTACTTCTTCAGCGCTGAGAACACGGAGGAGCAGGAGTCCTGGATCCAAGCCATGGGCGAAGCCGCCCGGGTGCAGATCCCCCCAACCCAGAG GCATGAGAAGCCAGACTCCGAAAACATCCCCCCCAGCAAACACCACCAACATCACTGCAACGCCACTCACCGCGAGCACCCCAGAGCTGACCCCGATGCCAAGACCCGGGGGGAAGGTGACGGCCGTGGCTCAGAGAAGATCGAAAGGAAATCGGAGAGGATGGAGAGCAAGAAGGAGCCCTTGGCCAAAGCCAATGGCATCGCTGCGCAGGAGATGccctcagagcccagcagtCCTTACCCCGAGGCACCCCGGGTACCGGCGAGCGTGGAGCGGCCGCCGCAGCCCAACGGCTGGCCGTACTCATCGCCCAGCCGCCCCGGCAGCACCGCGTACCCCCCACCCGATGGGGAGAGCGTGGCCCACCGCCGGGGCTTCGCCCCCCGCACCAACCCCGAGAAGATCGCCCAGCGCAAGAGCTCGATGACgcagctgcagcagtgggtGAACTCGCGCCGGGGGGCCGTGCCCCCCGAGGAGCTGCGGAG CCCCACCAGGTTTTACCCCGTGTCTCGCCGGGTGCCCGACTACTATTCCCCCTACTCGCCGCAGTACCCCGAGGATTACCAGTACTACCCACCGGGGGTGCGCCCCGACAGCATCTGCTCCATGCCCGCCTACGAGCGGGTGAGCCCACCCTGGGCGCTGGAGGACAAGCGGCACTCTTTCCGCAACGGGGGCACCTACCAGCTCCGCGACTGGAAGGAGCACCCCGGTTTTGGCCGGCAAGATGTCCCGCTCTGGCTGCCTGGTCCCGGGAGGCAGCCGACCTACTTAGACGAGGTGGATGCAGCCTCAGGCTCTCTGCGACGGATGTCGCTGCAGCCCCGCTCCCGCTCCGTGCCCCGCTCGCCCAGCCAGGGCTCCTACAGCCGGGCACGGGTATACTCCCCGGTCCGCTCGCCCAGCGCCCGCTTCGAGCGGCTGCCGCCCCGGGGAGAAGAGATTTACGCCGACCCTACCACCTTCATGATGAGGCGGTCCATCAGTTCTCCAAAG TACGACTATCTGGGTGATAGACGGCCCATGCCTGCGGGAATGTATCCGTACCACTACCCGGCATCCCCCACTGTCCATGACAAAATG GATGAACTTTTAGACCTTCAGTTGCAAAGAAACCTAGAGTATTTGGACCAGCAG ATGAGCGAGAGCGAAACCCTGATCAGTATGGTGAACAGGATGGTGGAGACCTCCTCCCCTAGGGCTCAGCTCTACATGCAA GTGACACCCTTCCCGGAGGCCTACAGGGAGACGCTGCACGCCTACAAGATAAGCGAGCAAGACACCGAT AAGCTGCTTGGGAAGCTCTGTGAGCAGAACAAAGTGCTGCGGGAGCAGGAGAGGCTGGTGCAGCAGCTCCGAGCGGAGAAG GAGAGCCTGGAGAGCGCGCTGATGGGGACGCACCAGGAGCTGGAGATGTTTGGGAGCCAGCCTGCCTACCCGGAGAAGCTGCTGCACAAGAAGGAATCACTCCAAAACCAGCTCATCAATATCCGCGTGGAGCTGTCACAGGCCAGCACG GCCTTGGCAAATAGCACTGCCGAGTACGAGACCCTGGAGAGCGAGGTGTCCGCCCTGCACGACGATCTCTGGGAGCAGCTGAACCTGGATATCCAG aACGAAATGCTCAACCGCCAGATCCAGAAGGAGATCTGGCGGATCCAGGACGTGATGGAGGGGCTGAGGAAGAACAACCCGTCCCGTGGCACGGACACTGCCAAGCACAGAG TGGCCATTGGCCCGTCGGGGACGTACAGCTCCAACAGCCCCGCCAGCCCCCTGAGCTCGGCCAGCCTCACCAGCCCCCTCAGCCCCTTCTCCCTCGTCTCCGGCTCCCAGGGCTCCCCCACCAAGCCGGGACCCAGCGAG GAACCAGGCCCGCCTCGACCTCCCCTCCCCAAGTCCTACGTACCCCTGGAGTCTCCTCCGACCGTTCCTCCGCTCCCCGGTGAGAGCCGCCTCTGGCCGTACCCCACCTCCCCTTCCTGGCAGCAAGGCGGCGAGGCGAAGAGGGGACAG cccaagccGAGCTTCGAGCAGAGCAAAAAAGAGGTGCAGCGACCGGCCGCCCCCGGGCCCCCAGCTGAGGGGCTCCTGCAGAGCCGGCAGGAGCCAGaggcagaaaagcaagcagctCTCAACAAGG TGGGCATCGTCCCCCCCAGGACCAAGTCTCcggcggaggaggaggtggtgccCACGGTCGGCGTGCCAAGGAGGAGCGCCGGCGGCATGGCCAACGGGCTCAGCTCCCGG GAGAGACCAAAGAGTGCCGTGTTCGCCAATGAGACGAAGGTGAAGATGAGTGTGGAGGAGCAGATCGACCGCATGAAGCGCCACCAGAGTGGCTCGATGAAGGAGAAGCGGCgcagcctgcagctccccagcagccagcagcccGACACCCCCGGCACGAAGGCACCCACCTCCTACAAGGTG GTGCGCCGGCACCGCAGCATCCATGAGGTGGACATCTCCGACCTGGAGGCAGCGCTGCGCTCCGATGACCCCGGCAAGGTCTACGAGACGCCCCAGGAGGAGATTGCCCGGCTGCGCAAGATGGAGCTGGAGCCGCAGCACTACGACGTGGACATCAACAAGGAG CTCTCCACGCCGGACAAAGTCCTCATCCCTGAGCGGTATATCGAACTGGAGCCCGATACGCCACTCAGCCCTGAggagatgaaggagaagcagaagaaggtGGAAAGGATCAAAACCCTCATTGCCAAATCCAG CCTGCAGAATGTCATCCCCCTGGGCGAGGGGGAGGTGGATAACCCCCAGGACCCTGAGACCCAGCTtcaggagcaggagaagaggatAGAGATCTCGTGTGCGCTGGCTGCCGAGGCCTCCCGCCGGGGCCGCATGCTCTCGG ctcaAGCCTTGGCTGCTGCCGGCAACATCAAGTTCCACGGGGCCACGTTTTAG